In Pirellulaceae bacterium, the sequence AAGCTTAAGCCTTCGTGCCACACACGTCCTTCGTTGGTGGCTTCCGTCGTGCTGCCAAACCAACGTTCGTCAATTCCACCCCGATGTGCTCCATAGGCATACCAGTCGTGCGGATGAAGCTTGATTCGCTTGCCAGGGTGCAAAAAACTGCGAGGTACCCAGGTGGGCGTGAGTCGTAATAAGCCTTCGCCGGCGTCCATTGCCCGCTCTAATGCGGCGGCAACACTCGTGCCTTTTACAATGTTTGCGGATGTCATCTTTGCTCCTGTACTCACGAGACTGTGGGGACGCTTGGATGAAAGCGAGTCGCCGGACGAATTCAATGTTTTATTCGTTTTATTGCTCCCTGACAAGTAATCATAATTCCATGCCGGAAGCCCGGACGCGTGCTGGAAATTGTGACGCGAACCGCTTATAAGAAAGCCAGACTGATCACCGATCACTGGAAGCATTGTTTGATGGAGATGCCCTGATGGCTAAGCAAAGCTGGAAAATCATCGATGTGGATCAAAATGTCTATCTCGATTCCTTGCAGGTAAATCCAACTCAGGTCTCTGACGCCCCCGATTCGTTCAAGATTCGGAAATGGACGCACCGAGGTGGTTTGAGTGAAGGCGTCGATGAAATTCGAATTCACAACGGCCAGTTTGAGTTTTCAGTGCTGCCAACGCGCGGGATGGGGCTTTGGAAAGCATGGTGGAACGCCGATTTTGAATTGGGCTGGCAGTCACCTACGCGAGGGCCCGTGCATCCAAACTTTGTTCCGTTGATGGAACCGTCTGGATTGGGCTGGCTCGATGGCTTTGATGAATTGTTGTGTCGTTGCGGAGCCGAGAGCAATGGAGCGCCCGACTTTGATGAGCAAGGGCGCCTTACTTATCCCTTGCATGGACGATTGGCAAATCTGCCGGCTCAAGAAGTTAATGTTTCAGTCGATGGCGATCAGATCATTGTTCGCGGAGTCGTTAATGAGAAACGATTTCACTTTGCAAAGTTGCAACTCACGACAACGATTAAGACGCGGTTCGGACAACCGGGTTTAGAAATTCATGATGAGGTGCGAAACCTGTCAGCAACTGAAACTACGATGCAGATGCTTTATCACACGAATTTTGGCTCCCCCCTCTTGGGCGCAGGCGCCGAATTGATCTTGCCTGCTGAAGTTGTCGTGCCGCGTAACGAGTGGGCTGCTGAAGGGGTTGGGCATTGGTCGACTTATTCCGAGCCGAAGGCAGGCATGCCGGAGCGGGTTTACTTTTTCAAAATGCATGCGGATAGCAAGGGCGACACACAGGCGCTGTTGCGAAATGCCAATTCTTCTCGAGGCGTTTCGTTGCATTGGAATACAAAGCAATTGCCATGCTTCACGCAATGGAAAAATGAAACCGCGCTACAGGACGGATATGTCACAGGGCTCGAGCCGGGTACCAACTTTCCCAATCCTCGTAGCTTTGAAGAAGCTGAGGAGCGCGTTGTTAAATTACCGGGTGGCGGGTCTCATCAAATGGAACTTGGGATGACAGTCCATCCGGATGCGACATCGGTTCGTCAAGCCGAGGCCGCAGTCGCCAAGATTCAAGCAGGACGTCAGCCCAAGTTATACGAGGCACCGCAGCAGGGCTGGTGTGATATGTCCTAGCCGACTTGCCGCGCCGAAAGATTGCCAACTTTAGCAGAACTCGTTCGCGAAACCCGAGCCGATTTTTGCATCCTGTTGTTCGTTGCTGTCGCTGTTCCCGTTGGGTCAACGTCGTGGTCGATATCGAGTAACTCGGTCGCAAATAATATCGTAAATCGACCAGGTGTTGCCGTCAGGGCCCTGGAAAGGTTTGATCGTGAGTCGCCCTTCGATACTGATGGGTTCAGAGCGAAAGCGGGCGTCTTGACCCTCTGTCATTAGCACATTTAGCAAATGATCGGCTTGTCCGCCTGGTCCGAACTTGCATTCTGTGTTCTTTAACAGGACGAATTGCTTGATCCCTTTGGTTCGGGTGTCTGGTAGCATGTACCCACTAATGCGAATTCGTTTGCCGTCCAATTCTTTGACTCGGTCGGTCAACATGAAGGGGCGAAAAACCATGTCTTCCTGCATCGGTAGTTTGATGTCATCGAAGGAAATATCCACTACGTCGTTGTTCGATTTGGTTTGCGGATCGC encodes:
- a CDS encoding aldose 1-epimerase family protein; translated protein: MAKQSWKIIDVDQNVYLDSLQVNPTQVSDAPDSFKIRKWTHRGGLSEGVDEIRIHNGQFEFSVLPTRGMGLWKAWWNADFELGWQSPTRGPVHPNFVPLMEPSGLGWLDGFDELLCRCGAESNGAPDFDEQGRLTYPLHGRLANLPAQEVNVSVDGDQIIVRGVVNEKRFHFAKLQLTTTIKTRFGQPGLEIHDEVRNLSATETTMQMLYHTNFGSPLLGAGAELILPAEVVVPRNEWAAEGVGHWSTYSEPKAGMPERVYFFKMHADSKGDTQALLRNANSSRGVSLHWNTKQLPCFTQWKNETALQDGYVTGLEPGTNFPNPRSFEEAEERVVKLPGGGSHQMELGMTVHPDATSVRQAEAAVAKIQAGRQPKLYEAPQQGWCDMS
- a CDS encoding DUF3299 domain-containing protein, with protein sequence MNRTANMTRSIALLLCLTPVGCIKVSAPSDKNSTTSSAANSSGEGVKTSAAVAAPNATSGNASTERSNSDQNAKSVPNPISTTSDPQTKSNNDVVDISFDDIKLPMQEDMVFRPFMLTDRVKELDGKRIRISGYMLPDTRTKGIKQFVLLKNTECKFGPGGQADHLLNVLMTEGQDARFRSEPISIEGRLTIKPFQGPDGNTWSIYDIICDRVTRYRPRR